The following are encoded together in the Pectinophora gossypiella chromosome 14, ilPecGoss1.1, whole genome shotgun sequence genome:
- the LOC126372412 gene encoding chromosome transmission fidelity protein 8 homolog codes for MQIYVDCKQDEKGIPEWAIVELQGLIQMKKEGAAGPTVVGDLHYFNRNRHPVLILGHHVLNGKEMKLEQPMAVLEKITKDDKTEYKVKAIVKKKLLFKSRPKPIISNVAERV; via the coding sequence TAAACAAGATGAGAAGGGAATACCTGAGTGGGCGATTGTGGAACTACAGGGTCTCATTCAGATGAAAAAAGAAGGCGCAGCAGGTCCCACTGTCGTTGGTGACCTTCACTACTTCAACCGGAACCGTCACCCCGTCCTCATCCTTGGACACCACGTCCTCAACGGCAAAGAAATGAAACTTGAACAGCCAATGGCGGTCCTCGAGAAGATCACGAAAGACGATAAAACTGAATACAAAGTGAAGGCTATTGTTAAGAAGAAATTGTTGTTTAAGTCTAGACCTAAGCCCATAATATCTAATGTTGCTGAGAGAGTCtga